The region CGGGGCGAGGCGCTGAAGAACCGGGAGTAGCGGTCGTCCAGCGGCAGCCCGCGGTGCAGCGCGAGCAGCGCGTCCGCGTCGGTCGGCCCGAGTACGCGCAGCCCCACCACCGTGCCGTCCGCGAGCAGGGCGCGGTCCCCGAGGTGCGCGGTCACAGCAGCGGTCCGGGCGTGATCACCGGACGGGCCTCGTCACGGGCCGGCTTGGGCAGGCGCACCACCACGACGGGGCACGCCGCGTGGTGCACGCAGAACGAGCTCACCGAGCCCAGCAGCGCTTCCCGGACCGGCCCGGCACCCCGGCTGCCGACCACCAGCAGCGAGGCGTGTTCGGACGCCTTGGCCAGCACGTCCCGCGGGTCGCCCTCGGCCAGCACCGGCCGCACGTCACCTTCCGCACCGGCCACGGCCTCGTCCAGCACCGCCTGGTGCGCCTCGCGCACCCGCTCCCGGTCGAGGCTCGCCGCCACGGTCGCCGACATCGGACCGATCACGATCCCGTAGTCGACGTGCCACGCCAGCACCGCCTCGACCGCGCAACCGCGTCGCAACCCCTCGTCCACCGCCCACCGCAACGCGTCCTGACCGGCGGCCGACCCGTCGACCCCCACCACGATCGTCTCGCTCATGACTCCTCCTGGCTGCTCCCCTCCCACTTTTCCGGCGGCGCGGCGGCGCGGTCAGTGGCCGCGGTCCCGCACGGGCAGGGACCTTCGGCCTTACGTGACCCGCGCAGTGCGGTTGGGCCCCGCCGACCGACGACGAAAGCCCCTGACCGGCCGGCGCGCCCGGCGCGACGCTGAGGGCGGAACCGAACGAGGAGGCAGTGATGATCCTGGTGGGAGTGGACGGATCGCCCGCGAGCCGCAAGGCGCTGAAGTGGGCGCTGGAACACGCGAAACGCTCCGGCGAGACCGTCGAGGCGACCATGGCGTACGCGGCCCAGGAGGGGTTGGTGCCCGCGAACACGATGGGCCTGAACCCGTATGGGGAAACACCCCACCGCCGGCACCCGGCGCGAGACCTTCACTCGATCGTGGAGGACGTGCGGGCGACCGTGCCCGACGCGCCGAGCGTCGCCGAGGTCACCGTCACCGGCGACGCCGGCACCGCCCTCTCGGAGGCGTCCCGGCAGGCCGACCTGCTGGTCGTCGGCACGCGCGGCCACGGCCGGCTGGCCGAGGTGTTCCTGGGCAGCGTGGCCGCGGACTGCCTGCGCCACACGGCGTGCCCGGTCGTGGTCGTGCCGCCGGACGCCTGACGGGTCGAAGGTCCCGGTCCGCCCGGTCCCGCGGACCCTGCCCCCGGCGGCCCGGTCGCGGCGAACCTGGAAGCGGAGGTGCACCATGCCGCACAACGACTTCGCCACCACGGTCGCCCACGTCACCCCGGACGACCTCGCCCACCTGCCCGAACCGGCCCGACGCCACCTCACCTTCGCCGGAGTGGTCGGCCGCACGCCGGACCGGTCCGTCGAGGCCAGGCTGCGCGGCTGGTTCCGGATGCGCCCGGACCAGCGCTGGACCGCGTGCGACTGCCACCAGTACAACACCGCCCCGGAGGTCACCCGGCGGTTCCGGATGCGGACGTCGCTCGCCCACCTGTTCCCGCTGCGGGCCACCGACACCTACCTCGAAGGCCACGGCCGGCTACACGCCACCGCCCTCGGCCTGTTCACCGTCGCCGACGAACACGGCCCCGAACTCGACGCCGGCGAACTCGTCACCTACCTGGCCGACGCCGTCCTGCTCGCCCCGTCGATGCTGCTGCCCCTGCCCGTCGGGTGGACGGCCGTGGACGAGCACACCTACCAACTCGCCCTCACCGACCACGGCCACACCGTGACCGGCCGCGTCACCGTCGACCACCGGGGCGCGCCCCGTGACTTCACCACCGACGACCGCTGGGCCGTCCTGCCCGAGGGCCTGGTCCGCACCCGCTGGTCGACCCCCCTCGACGGCTGGCTCCTGGTCTCGGGCCGGATGCGCCCCCGTCGCGGCACCGCCGTCTGGCACCTGCCCGACGGCCCCTTCGCCTACGCCCAACTCGACTTCACCCGCAGCACCATCACCTACAACGCAACCGCCCCTGCCCCGGCATCGCTGAGCTGACCCGCCATGACGACCACCGTTCCGACGCCGCTGCTCGACGTCGCCACCCAGGTGCGCGAGTCCCCGTGACGCCTCGCCGGCACCGGTGCGTGTCCTGCCGGTCAGGCCGGACGCCGTGCGCGCAGCACCAGCCCGGCACCGGCCGCCATCGTCAGCAGCCCGCCCAACGCGAGCCACCCGACGGCCGTGCCGCACGAACCGCGAGAGATCGTCCTTGGTGCCCAGCACCCCCAGCGCCCCGTAGCGCGCGCCGACCAACTCCACCGCCGCCCGCGCCACCCGCTGCAACGTCGAATCCAGCTCCACACCAGCCCCGGCCGACAAGACCGCGTCCAACAGCCGCTGCATCTTGTCCCGCGTCGAACCGATCTCGGTCAGCCGCTCGCGCATCTCGTCCACCAACTCGTCCAACCGCAGCCCACCGAGCAGCGCCCGGGTCGTGCCATCACCGAAGTCACCCACGGTCCACCACGGTTCCGCGAGCCCTCCGCTCCGACCACACCCGAATCGGGTGAAGCGCCGGGCCTCCGGCACGTGTCGACGGCCGTCAGCGTCCCTTCGTCCCGCCGCGGCGGGGACTTTCGACAGGCGCGCGAGAACTCCGACGACGGGAGAGTCGGGGCCACGACGCAGAGCGAGAAGAGGCCAAGACGACGATCGCCCGCTCTCGACCGGCGATCCCGAGTTGGCCGACAACCACCGCCCCGGCGCCGGCAGGCCCGGCGGCCGACCGAGGAGGGAAGACCCAGCCATGGCACAACGCCCAGATGCCCGCGGTGTCCACCACGTCGACCCCACGAAGCAGTTCGAGCTGGAGTCACCAGCGCAGGACGAGGAGGAGACGCCGGCGCGCGCCTACTCCCCCGGTCTGCTGTGGGCGGGCGGTGCCGCCACGGCGTTCGTAGCCGGGTTGGTGGCCGTCGTCGGCATCCTGACCGCACGAGGGCTGCTCGACATCGCGGTGCTCGCCCCGCAAGGCCACGGCGCATGGGGCGGCGCGGACGCCGTCGCCTACACGCTGGCCGCCGCGGGCAGCGCGTTCGCGGCCACCGGCCTGCTCCAACTGATGCTGACCACCACACCGGACGCGGTCCACTTCTTCACCTGGATCATCCTGCTGCTGACCGCCATCACCGCGGTCCTGCCGCTCGGCCTGGAAGCCGACACCGGCAGCCGCGTGGCCACCGCGACGCTCAACACCCTGATCGGCATCGCGATCGCGGTGTCCCTGGGCGACGTCGCCCGCCGCTCCCGCAGGTGACCGCACCGGCCCGCTCCCCGCCACGGTGGCGGGCCCAGCGCGTCGGCCAGTCGGACACCCAGCGGGCAGATCACCGACCGCAAGCGGTTGCGGCGTGTCGGTTCCCCAGCTCGCGTCCCCGGCTCATAGGGTCTGGGGACCATCGCCCCGGTTCGGGGCCCCGGCGGTGGGTCGAGCAATGACCGGTACGACGATCTGCCCTGGATGGTTGGCTAGTGCACCTTGGAAAGTACTCCGTGCGCGGGTTCCGCTCCCTCGCCGGCGTCACGGACATCCCGATCAGCAGCCCGACGATCCTCGCCGGTCCCAACGACGGCGGCAAGACCGCTGCCCTCAGCGCACTGGGCTTCCTCCTCGGTGCCCACACCCTCACCGAGGACGACAGGTCCTACCTCGCCGCCGAATCCGGCGGCCGGTGCGCGCTCACCGAGGTCATCGGCGAGTTCCACCTGGACCCCTGGGAACAGGACAGATTCAGACTTCCCGCAGAAGTGCGGATCCGACGCTGCGCCGAAGCCGACCTCGTGCCGCGCTACGAGATCTGGGGCCCGGTGCCCGCCGACGAGGACCTGCGCGACCTCAGCGGCAAACTGGTGCCCGACCTCAAGGAACTGGCCACGCGCTTCGGCATCAGAGTGCCCAAGCCGGTGAAGGCCACCCTGCTCGACGCGCTCACCGAGTACGGGAGAGAGCACTCCGGCGGTGACGGTTGGAGCGGCATGCCCCCGGCGTTGGCCGATCGGCTGCCGCGACTGGCCGAGTTCGAGGGCCACTCGCTGGATCCCGAGGCCGCAATCCGCAGCGTGCTGGCGGTCCGCTTCAAGACCTACGTGGCCGAGGAGAACGTCCAGCGCCGGGTACACGACCTGGAGACCGACGCGAGCGACTGGCTCGGCATCCAGGCGAAGCCGCTGGCGGACCACATCGTGGAGCGCTGCGGCGACATCGCCACGGTCACCGTCCAGACCGACGTGAGCTTCACTCCGGTCCTGCGCTCGACCAACCTGCGGCTCGAACGCGCCTCCGGCGAGCAGGTCCGGCTGGACCACTCCGGGCGCGGCAGCGCGCGACGCATCTCGATGGCGGTGTGGGAGGGGACCAGCGAACTGCTGGCCGCCGAGCCCTCCGGCGACGAGGTCGACCCCGAGGTCGGGCCGCCGGTGCAGGTGATCGTCGCCTACGACGAGCCCGACACGCACCTGGACTACCACTTCCAGCGCGAAGTCATGAGGATCATCCGACGGCAGGGCAAGGCAGAGCACGTCAGCGTCGTGGTGGCCACGCACTCGATGAACCTGATCGACGGCGTGGACATCCGCGACGTCGTCCTGCTCAAGCTGGACGACCACCGCCGGACGGTCATGCAGCGCCTGGGCAGCGCCGAACACGCCGCGTTCGACCGTCACCTCGGCGCGATCGCCGCCGCGGTCGGCCTGCGCAACTCCGTCCTGCTGCACGAGCGGTGCTTCCTCGCGGTCGAAGGCGAGACCGAGCAGCTGGTGTTCCCCCTCCTGTTCGCCCTCTCCGAAGGCATGTCGCTCCAAGCGGCAGGCATCGCCTTGTGGGGGTGCAACGGCAACGACGGCGCGCTCAATCTCGCGAAGTACCTGCACGAGCACGGCCGCTCGGTGATGCTGGTGATCGACGCGGACAGCGAAGCGAAGAACAAGATCTTCCGGCAGGGCAACCTGACCCGGCACTTCGGCCAGGACCGGGAGAAGGTGTCCAGGATGCTGGGCAAGAGGTCGGGCGTCGACGAACTGGAGGAGCTGTTCGACGACGAGACGTGGGCGCGGACCGCAAACGAGGCGTGGCCGCGCGACGGCGGTTGGACCCCCGAGCACTTCGCCGCCCACCGTGGGCAGAAGAAGTTCAGCGGCGGAGTCGAATACATGCTGCAACAGCACAACGAACAGCAGCCGCGTAAGCCGGCGATGCTGTGGGAGGTCGCCGTCCGACTCGAACGACCCGAGGACGTGCCGGGTGAACTGCGGGACATCTTCTCCGACCTGCGGGCTCTAGCCGGCTAACAGCTGCTCGGTCGGACGACCGCGCCGGGCTCGCCGCGCCAGCATCCGCTCCTTGCGCTGCGCAGCGGTGGGCTCGGCCCACACGTGCCACTTCACAGTCGGTGCCCACCGCTGAAGATGCTCTTCCCGGTCCACCCCGCACCACCGGCAGCCGTTGGGGTTGGGTACCGGATCCTCATCGCTCTCGTGCATCACATCACCCCTCCGTCCAGGTAGTTGTACCGCGCGGGTACGACATTTCCAGGACTTGCGGCCAAGAGCGACCCGAGTCCGTCTGCGGAGTTCCGAAGCACCTGGACCTGCGCGGTTCCCACTGCGCGCCACCACTGCGGTTCTATATCACTGAAATCATCACTACTTCTGATCTCAGGTCTGCGACCCAGGCGGAACGCCGCCCTCCCCGAGGACCTTCGCCACTGCCGGCCGAAGCGCACGTCCGGGCCGCTGGCCCAACCCCGCACGCCCGGTATCCGGTCCGGGCCCTATCGCACGGCCTCCTTCGACGGCTGCAGCTCGATCAAGATCCCCGACACCGCCCGCAACCGGGCCTGACTCGATTCCCCGGGCAACGGCGGCCACCCCTGGTGGAGCTGATGACACTGGTCGAGACCGGCACCAGAGCGCTGATCGGCGCGGTGTTCGGTCCCACTCGAGAGGGCGAGACCGACTACACCAGACGCCTGCTGCACCTTCTCACCCCGGACATGGTGGTGTTGTGGGACAAGAGCTTCGACAGCAACGCCTTCCTCGCCCAGGTGCACGCCACCGACGCGAGGATCCTAGGGCGGCTGCGCAACAACCGGCGCATCCCCGTCCTGGCCCGTCTCGTCGACGGCTCCTACCTGTCGACGATCGGCGCCGTGCGGGTGCGGGTCGTCGACGCGCGGATCACCGTGACCGCGGCGGGCGGGACCACGTTCACCGGGACCTACCGGCTGGTCACGACCCTGACCGACGCCCGCCGCCACCCGGCCGCCGCCCTGGTCGCCCTCTACCACCAGTGGTGGGAACACGAATCGGCGTACTACGCCCTGCGCCACACGATCACCGCCGGACGAGTCCTGCGCTCGGGCGACCGG is a window of Saccharothrix espanaensis DSM 44229 DNA encoding:
- a CDS encoding DUF6544 family protein, coding for MPHNDFATTVAHVTPDDLAHLPEPARRHLTFAGVVGRTPDRSVEARLRGWFRMRPDQRWTACDCHQYNTAPEVTRRFRMRTSLAHLFPLRATDTYLEGHGRLHATALGLFTVADEHGPELDAGELVTYLADAVLLAPSMLLPLPVGWTAVDEHTYQLALTDHGHTVTGRVTVDHRGAPRDFTTDDRWAVLPEGLVRTRWSTPLDGWLLVSGRMRPRRGTAVWHLPDGPFAYAQLDFTRSTITYNATAPAPASLS
- a CDS encoding universal stress protein — encoded protein: MILVGVDGSPASRKALKWALEHAKRSGETVEATMAYAAQEGLVPANTMGLNPYGETPHRRHPARDLHSIVEDVRATVPDAPSVAEVTVTGDAGTALSEASRQADLLVVGTRGHGRLAEVFLGSVAADCLRHTACPVVVVPPDA
- a CDS encoding transposase produces the protein MPTAEDALPGPPRTTGSRWGWVPDPHRSRASHHPSVQVVVPRGYDISRTCGQERPESVCGVPKHLDLRGSHCAPPLRFYITEIITTSDLRSATQAERRPPRGPSPLPAEAHVRAAGPTPHARYPVRALSHGLLRRLQLDQDPRHRPQPGLTRFPGQRRPPLVELMTLVETGTRALIGAVFGPTREGETDYTRRLLHLLTPDMVVLWDKSFDSNAFLAQVHATDARILGRLRNNRRIPVLARLVDGSYLSTIGAVRVRVVDARITVTAAGGTTFTGTYRLVTTLTDARRHPAAALVALYHQWWEHESAYYALRHTITAGRVLRSGDRPGLEQEMWSLLTLYQLLRTAMVNAVESRPGTDPDRCGFIIAVHAARDQVVQATGIIADSNEKSGVIAHLLLAALLPPRRPRVSTRKVRSPISRYSDRRDDGTPDRSRTVTALDISVLEPWSCSPLPTASRDDRNITPAERRRHRILVLLQEDSTRLRRPRDIAVHFGDITLDTMYRRAGPMGRQRTHPQDRPQPLRRHDMVTDFLAGARKSLTTPHPCPSPRPRPTRRPWP
- a CDS encoding ATP-dependent nuclease → MHLGKYSVRGFRSLAGVTDIPISSPTILAGPNDGGKTAALSALGFLLGAHTLTEDDRSYLAAESGGRCALTEVIGEFHLDPWEQDRFRLPAEVRIRRCAEADLVPRYEIWGPVPADEDLRDLSGKLVPDLKELATRFGIRVPKPVKATLLDALTEYGREHSGGDGWSGMPPALADRLPRLAEFEGHSLDPEAAIRSVLAVRFKTYVAEENVQRRVHDLETDASDWLGIQAKPLADHIVERCGDIATVTVQTDVSFTPVLRSTNLRLERASGEQVRLDHSGRGSARRISMAVWEGTSELLAAEPSGDEVDPEVGPPVQVIVAYDEPDTHLDYHFQREVMRIIRRQGKAEHVSVVVATHSMNLIDGVDIRDVVLLKLDDHRRTVMQRLGSAEHAAFDRHLGAIAAAVGLRNSVLLHERCFLAVEGETEQLVFPLLFALSEGMSLQAAGIALWGCNGNDGALNLAKYLHEHGRSVMLVIDADSEAKNKIFRQGNLTRHFGQDREKVSRMLGKRSGVDELEELFDDETWARTANEAWPRDGGWTPEHFAAHRGQKKFSGGVEYMLQQHNEQQPRKPAMLWEVAVRLERPEDVPGELRDIFSDLRALAG
- a CDS encoding universal stress protein gives rise to the protein MSETIVVGVDGSAAGQDALRWAVDEGLRRGCAVEAVLAWHVDYGIVIGPMSATVAASLDRERVREAHQAVLDEAVAGAEGDVRPVLAEGDPRDVLAKASEHASLLVVGSRGAGPVREALLGSVSSFCVHHAACPVVVVRLPKPARDEARPVITPGPLL
- a CDS encoding DUF6069 family protein, which translates into the protein MAQRPDARGVHHVDPTKQFELESPAQDEEETPARAYSPGLLWAGGAATAFVAGLVAVVGILTARGLLDIAVLAPQGHGAWGGADAVAYTLAAAGSAFAATGLLQLMLTTTPDAVHFFTWIILLLTAITAVLPLGLEADTGSRVATATLNTLIGIAIAVSLGDVARRSRR